The DNA region TCGAAACGCTCCAGGAAACCTAAAAGCAGCAACTCCCGCACGATGCGGTAGGCCCGGTCCCGGCCAGTGCCGGTGCGCAGCAGATTTTTCAGGGTGAAGGTGGGCTGGGTCTGTGCCCAGCAGAGAACTCCAACAGCTTCCCAGGTCAGCGAGGGGTGATACATCAGGTGCGCTCCTTCAGAGAAATAGGGGGACGACCCTCTTGACTTTTACCCCTGGCAGGCGCTACCCTGATCTTGGTGATGGGGGTAGCGCCCGAGTAGGTGAAAGGCAACAGGTGACAGCCGAAAAACCTACGGATTCGCTTGAAAAGGTGCCCGCGCAATCGGGCGCTTTTTCTTTTCTCCCTCCTTTCCGCCCTCAGGCTAAACGCATTCTAGCAGACGGATTGCGCTTTGCGCTTGCCGGCCCCTCGTAGGGGGAGTGGTACTTTCGAGTATACCTCACATAGACAGGATGGCAAGGGGGCTAGCTCCCATGCTTGCAGAACCGCCACACGGCGGGTTCTCATTTTCAGCACTCTTTGATATATAAATTCGCTATAGTATGGTGTGTGGCAGGTAGACCACCCCGGCTCGACCCGGATCGGCGTTCGCGCGAGCGCCCAGCGAACCGTTCAGGCACATGAGGAGAGGATATGCACGAGATCAACGACTCCTGGCTGGAGTTACCCCCCAAAATCGTCCGGGAAAACCGCTGGACGTTATGGAAACTCGGCAAGCAGTTGACTCAGAGAGGGCGACCTGCCATCGAGCTGATGCAGGGGGCTTTCCCCGAGCGCCCGGCCAGCGTGGACGACCCCTATAGCTGGACCTCGTTCCACCAGGCCTACGCGGCGCTGAAACAGGGCAACGGAAACCTTCGCGGCCTGGCCTACGTCAACAGCCGCTTCACCCCCATCGTCACCATCACCTTCTACAACGCCCTCGTTGGGGGCAAGGTGGCTCCCTGGGCGATGCGCTATTTCGACATCCTCAACTGCTACGCTGAAGAGGGCATCGTCCCCGGTTCGCTGATGCTGCTCTACGAGGGGCGCATGGAAAAGCCGCTCACCTGGGGCAACGTGAGCATCCGCTCCAACCCCTTCATCGCCTTCACCGGAAAGCACCTGCCGGGCTCGCCGCCCCGGGTGGGCACCTCGCCCACCCGGCTGGAGGGATTCATGGCCGAGTCGCGGCGGGACTTCGAGCGACTGATCAAGCGCCGGGGCAACAACCCCAAGGCCCACATGATGGGCAAGAACCTCGAGCGCCTGCTGGGCAGCCTGAAGGGGGTCCGCAAGCTGGGGCCGGGCCACTGGGTGGCCCTTTCCCCGGTAGGCGGGGCCACCGAGCCCAACCTGACCATCCGCCTGGACGGCGAGCGGATTTTGCTCTTCGACCACAGCGGAACCCCCACCCAGGCGGTGATCGAGGCGCTGGGGCTGGGATACGCGGATCTCTACATCGACGAGATGCCCCCCGAGCTACACCTGGACACCAGCGAGACCCTGGTGCGCCCGCTGGAGGGGGAGCTATTGTCTCGAGTACAGCACAGCCAGCAAAAGTTGCGGGAACTGGGGCGGCTCCCCCAGGCTTTTGAAAACCGGGGATTCAGCTATCAGGACGCCCTGGAGGCGGGCTTGGGGGCGGCGAGCCCCGAGGAGGGGGTGGTGGTCTACAGCGACCTCGAGGGGCGGCTGTTGAGCGCCCAGCTGTTCCGCCCCGGCGGGCAGGTCTACAGCCTGACCCCCGGCTTCCCGGCCACGACCTGGCTGGGTCCGGGGCTGTCCCAGGCCCAGGGGGGGGTGCTGGTGGTGGAGGGAGCGCTGGACGCGGTGCTGCTCTGGTCGCTGGTACGCCAGGACGGCCTGGGGGTGATCGGACTGTCCGACGCCCGCTGCAACATCCCCACCCACCTTCCCAAGCGGTTGCCCCTGCAACCGGTCTATCTGCACGCCAGGACTCCCGAGGGCCGGGAAAGCAACCTCGAGCGCTGGGGTGCGCCGTTTCGCGCCGAGGGGTTCCCGGTGATCCCCCTGGAGGGGTTGATCGGGGAGGGAACCGACCTGACCGCTTTCGCCCAGGCCCACGGCGGCATGGCGCTGCTGGAGCGGCTGGTAGGAATGGGGGTCGGCGCGTGAACCTGCTGAAACAGGCCTACCGCCTGCTGGACTCGATTCTGGTCGGGGAGTACGGTCTGCTGACCCGCTGTAGCGGGGTCATGCTCATGCTGAGCAAGGACTTCCCCGACGGAACCGCCTGGACCAACCAGCTCTCCGCCGACGAGGTGGAGGAGATCGCCCAGCTGCTCCGCTCGGAGCCCAACCCGCCCTGGCTTACCGACCGTCCCGACGCTTTCCTGGCGGCGGGGGTAGAACCCCGGGGGCACCGGGTGGTCGCCTGGGGGATACGCAAAGGCGAGCAGCTAATCCCCGAAGGCTGGTCGGTCTGGCTGGGGGGCGAACGGTTGCCGGTGAGCCTGGCTACCCGGGCGGCCAACTTCGCTCAGCACATCATCGAGGAGATGATGCGCCAGGGGGCGATCAAACCCGTGCGTGCCCCGCTGCACTTCGGCTGGCAGGAGGAGGCCCTGGACAGTTTGCAGTTTTGCGCTATGAGCGCCCTCAACGAGGGCATACCCTTCCCCGAGGCGGAGGTACGGCGGCTGCTGGAGGCCGCGCTGGAGCGGCGGGGGTTCGGCTTCGTGTTGAGGGAGGAGCACCTGATCTGGCTGGTCGTCGAGGCCACCCCGGAAGGGTTCCGGGTAGTCAGCCTCTCGCAGCAGCCGGGGAGCGCGGGCCTGGGCTTTGGAGTGATCGCCCAGGCTTGAGGAGAAGGCCATGAAGAAGCGTCCTGATCAGTGGATTGTCCTGGTGGTGGGGGCGCTGGCCATGGCGCTTGTCTGGCTGTGGCCGAGCCCCATCCCGCCAGAGGGAACCGCGGTGGAGCGCCACCCGCTGGCGCTGGGGCCTTCGGATAAGCCCGCTCTGGTCCTCTTCAGCTGGTGGGGGTGTCCCCACTGCCAGCGGATGTGGGCGGAGTACGGTCCCCGGTTGGTGGAGCGGGCCCAACGCGGGGAGATCCGGCTGGTGTTTCGCCCCATCGCCCGCAACCGCAGCGAGGCTTTGGTCAGCGCCTTTTTGTACTGCCAGCCTCCCCGAGATGCCTTTTTGAGCATAGGAGACTACTTTGCCATGAGCGCTTTACCCGAAGCCACCCTGCGCGAGCAGGAGAGCACCCGACCCTTGTTGCGCTGCGCGGACAGCGCGGCGACCCGCGCCCGCCTGAGCGACGACAATGAGGCCGTAACCCGTTGGCGTATCGAGTACACCCCTACCCTGTTTGCCGAGGGAAGGCGGGTAAAGGTTGAGGCAATGGAGGCTGTACTGGCCTCGTGGGGGCAGTGATGCAGCTACCCGACGAAAATCGCTTTTTCGATGTGCTGGTCAAGGAGTTGCGGGTCCTCCCGCCCTTGCGGGCCACCGCCCAACGCAAGCACATCAAGGAGAGCGGCAAGCCGCTCATCGCGGGCTTGCTGGGGGCGCGGGTGCCTCCTTCCGCGATTGAAGAGGCGCTGTCGTTGCTGGGGTTTCCTCCCCTGGTGCTGCGCTCGGTGGACCGGGAGGTGCTCTCCCGCCACAGCCTGGAGGAGTGGGAACGGCGTCAGGCCATTCCCATCACCCATGAGGGAGGGTTATGGGTGGCCACCAGCGAGCCCTTCGACCCCGACACCCAGGCCCTGGCTGCGGCCCTGGGAGCCGCAGGGGTGGGTTATGCCGCCCCGGAGGGGCTGATGGAGGTGCTGCGCGCGGAAGGAGCGCAGAAGCAGCCCCCCGCCCCACCGGTGGCGGTTGCGGCTGCTTCCCCTGCGACCCCGGCCACCCCGAGCCGGGTGAGCCGGGTACTGAAGGCGGCGGGGCTTTCCCTGGCCGTACCGGAGGCGGCGGCTCACGACGTGGAGCAGTTTTTGGTCCAGCAGGGCCAGATCACCGAGCGGGTGCTCTACGCCGAGCTGGCCCGCGCCGCCGGATGCCCGCTGTGGACGGGTCTGGACGGCCTGATTCTGGAGCGTATGGAGCACGAAGCCCTGCACCGCCTCAAGCTGCTGCCGGTGCGGCGGGGGGGAGAGGGCTGGTACGTGAGCCCCCGGGCCTTTGTGGAGGAGGAGATCCGCGAGGCCGGGCTGGAACCCCGCCCGGTGGCCCTGATCTACCCCGAGATCTGGCAGATGGCCTACCGCTCGGCCCAGCGGGGCGCTCCCCCTACGGGCAAACCCAAGAGCGCCCTGGAAGCCCTGTACCGCCAGGGACGCATCGAGCGGGCCTTTTTCGAGCAGCACCAGAACGATCCCAAGCGGGCCGAAGCCCTGCTGCTGGCCCAGGGCACCGTCAGCGAGGAACAGCTCACCGAGGCCCGGGCGCAGGTGCTGGGAATGCCCTACATCGACCTTATCAACCAGCCGCCGGACCCGGCGGTGCGCAAGCGCATCTCCGACGCCCACACCCTCTCCATGCGGGCCATCCCGCACCACATCAACGAGGCGGGCGAACTCATCGTGGTGGTCTCCGA from Allomeiothermus silvanus DSM 9946 includes:
- a CDS encoding DsbA family protein produces the protein MKKRPDQWIVLVVGALAMALVWLWPSPIPPEGTAVERHPLALGPSDKPALVLFSWWGCPHCQRMWAEYGPRLVERAQRGEIRLVFRPIARNRSEALVSAFLYCQPPRDAFLSIGDYFAMSALPEATLREQESTRPLLRCADSAATRARLSDDNEAVTRWRIEYTPTLFAEGRRVKVEAMEAVLASWGQ